Proteins encoded by one window of Blautia faecicola:
- a CDS encoding FMN-binding protein, translating into MGEFWTRAISLVAVIVCLTGYNTVLDKREQAEEKLKEQQAELEQEQSGNAAEEATEVAYKDGTYTGEAQGFGGPVDVEVIIENGKISEINITSAEKEDGAYLSMAEDIIPKIIEAQSADVDTISGATFSSTGIKEAVTQALEEAAN; encoded by the coding sequence ATGGGAGAATTTTGGACCAGAGCGATCAGTTTAGTGGCAGTCATTGTCTGCCTGACCGGATATAATACGGTACTTGACAAACGGGAACAGGCAGAGGAAAAACTCAAAGAGCAGCAGGCAGAGCTGGAACAGGAACAGTCCGGCAATGCGGCAGAGGAAGCCACAGAGGTCGCTTATAAAGACGGAACCTATACCGGAGAAGCGCAGGGATTTGGCGGACCGGTGGATGTGGAAGTTATCATTGAAAACGGAAAAATTTCTGAGATTAACATAACATCGGCGGAAAAAGAAGATGGTGCATATCTTTCCATGGCGGAAGATATCATTCCGAAGATCATAGAAGCGCAGAGTGCAGATGTGGATACGATCAGTGGTGCGACATTCAGTTCGACCGGTATCAAAGAGGCGGTAACACAGGCACTTGAAGAAGCAGCAAACTAG
- a CDS encoding FMN-binding protein, giving the protein MDIREVIEKCKPFAPVLSAAVVAACVAGSLYGYKVPVYEMNASVEETQEQQDEVPVVKTSTEDAEDETAEDEEQAKGSFDLEDGVYQGTGTGYRGDITVAVKIKDKQIASIEILSASDDEPFFGRAKGLIDQIIKKQSTKVDTVSGATYSSKGIISAVKNALTGEKDSGTTGSSQEGTSGNQNTTPEVVGSVQEPSSYKDGTYYGTGSGFAGNLKVEVVISGGKISSIQIVETNDGSEYIQKASGVISQILNAQSTNNIDTVSGATFSSNGIIKAVRNALSQAAATESTAAENGGTSDGSDTEKKDDTTTTVTGTLPYNEGVYYGTAEGYNGDITVAIVIQENTLKAVLVIGEEDDDTFFNRAMDVVTQMMKKQSTEVDTVSGATYSSKGLIQAVKNALEEARRVTNGETDDDNNVVQLNTEEVEKAIDAVNEMNGSDYTSASWAVVKVRLKDARKALKNATEQTQLDEAAAELNQAVKELRISDGSNEAPEPDVPESTYIDGEYPVTVLCLPDEDMDFVAYNLFATVAIRDDEIVGITNIYGDGGSDNDSYIRRAINGTSSKAGVVDQIIKKGNLDGIDTVSRATCTSQAIIDACQQALNNAKR; this is encoded by the coding sequence ATGGACATCAGGGAAGTCATAGAAAAATGCAAACCGTTTGCCCCGGTTCTTTCCGCTGCGGTTGTGGCGGCATGTGTGGCAGGATCTTTATATGGATATAAGGTGCCGGTTTATGAGATGAATGCGTCTGTGGAGGAGACACAGGAGCAGCAGGATGAAGTACCGGTGGTAAAGACCAGCACAGAAGATGCGGAGGATGAGACGGCAGAAGACGAGGAACAGGCAAAAGGTTCCTTTGATCTGGAAGATGGTGTCTATCAGGGAACCGGAACCGGATATCGTGGAGATATCACGGTAGCGGTTAAGATCAAAGACAAACAGATCGCGTCCATCGAGATTTTAAGTGCTTCTGATGATGAACCGTTTTTCGGACGGGCGAAAGGTCTGATCGATCAGATTATCAAAAAACAGAGCACGAAGGTAGATACCGTGTCCGGTGCGACCTACAGCTCCAAAGGAATCATCAGTGCGGTGAAAAATGCACTGACCGGAGAAAAAGACAGCGGTACGACAGGCTCTTCACAGGAAGGAACTTCCGGAAACCAGAATACGACACCGGAAGTAGTGGGAAGTGTGCAGGAACCGTCATCCTATAAAGACGGAACCTATTACGGAACCGGAAGCGGATTCGCAGGGAACCTGAAAGTAGAAGTTGTGATCAGCGGTGGAAAGATCAGCAGCATCCAGATCGTGGAGACGAATGATGGAAGCGAATATATCCAGAAAGCTTCCGGTGTGATCAGCCAGATTCTGAATGCACAGAGTACGAACAACATTGACACGGTATCCGGAGCAACGTTCAGTTCCAACGGAATCATCAAGGCGGTGCGGAATGCACTGAGCCAGGCAGCAGCGACGGAGAGCACAGCTGCGGAAAACGGTGGAACCTCTGACGGAAGCGACACGGAAAAGAAAGACGATACTACAACAACGGTTACAGGGACACTCCCGTATAATGAGGGCGTCTATTATGGAACCGCGGAAGGATACAACGGGGATATCACGGTTGCTATCGTGATCCAGGAGAACACGCTCAAGGCAGTTCTTGTCATCGGAGAAGAAGACGATGATACCTTCTTCAACCGTGCGATGGATGTGGTAACACAGATGATGAAGAAACAGAGCACGGAAGTGGATACGGTATCGGGTGCTACCTACAGTTCGAAAGGTCTGATCCAGGCGGTAAAAAATGCGCTGGAAGAGGCAAGACGTGTCACCAACGGAGAAACGGATGATGATAACAATGTAGTACAGCTGAATACCGAAGAAGTGGAAAAGGCAATTGATGCGGTCAACGAAATGAATGGCAGCGATTACACTTCTGCAAGCTGGGCGGTGGTAAAGGTTCGTCTGAAAGATGCCAGAAAGGCACTGAAGAATGCAACCGAGCAGACGCAGCTGGATGAAGCGGCAGCAGAGCTGAATCAGGCAGTGAAAGAACTGCGAATCTCGGATGGCAGCAATGAGGCTCCGGAACCGGATGTGCCGGAAAGTACATATATCGATGGTGAGTATCCGGTAACCGTGCTTTGTTTGCCGGATGAAGATATGGATTTTGTAGCCTATAACCTGTTCGCTACGGTGGCGATCCGGGATGATGAGATTGTGGGAATTACAAATATATATGGAGACGGAGGATCCGATAACGACAGTTACATCCGAAGAGCAATCAACGGAACATCCAGCAAGGCGGGTGTGGTAGATCAGATTATCAAAAAAGGCAATCTGGATGGCATCGATACAGTATCCAGAGCGACTTGTACGTCCCAGGCGATTATCGATGCATGCCAGCAGGCGTTAAATAATGCAAAACGGTAA
- a CDS encoding FAD:protein FMN transferase, which yields MKLKKALLVCLLPAFVIGGCGKTTTDETENTTKQESAVEETVQDEQETGDTGTESEASGEDADKETEASKDLFAMDTYMTLTAYGEHAQEAVDKAAERVEALDALLSTGNENSEIYQLNQNGEATLSEEGGYLVERALELYKKTEGAFDIAIYPVMQAWGFPTQDYHVPDDDTLKEKLALADASKVNYDKDTRKIFFDQDGMEIDLGGIAKGYTSSQIMQIYQDCGVTSGLVNLGGNVQALGCKTDGSKWRVAIQSPDDTEEYLGILEIEDQAVITSGGYERYFEEDGVTYHHIIDPATGYPADSGLISVTIVSDDGTLADGLSTSLFIMGEEKAAQFWRENSDEFEAIMETSDGELYVTEGIADSLTTDMDVTVIEK from the coding sequence TATCGGTGGATGCGGGAAGACAACAACAGATGAGACGGAAAATACAACAAAACAGGAATCCGCAGTAGAGGAAACGGTGCAGGATGAGCAAGAAACCGGGGATACAGGGACGGAATCGGAAGCATCCGGCGAAGATGCGGACAAGGAAACAGAAGCGTCCAAAGATCTTTTTGCCATGGATACCTACATGACGCTGACGGCGTATGGGGAACATGCACAGGAGGCGGTTGACAAGGCAGCAGAGCGGGTGGAAGCACTCGATGCACTTCTTTCTACCGGAAATGAGAACAGCGAGATCTATCAGCTGAACCAGAATGGTGAGGCGACGCTTTCCGAAGAAGGCGGATACCTGGTGGAGCGGGCACTGGAGCTGTACAAAAAGACAGAGGGTGCTTTTGATATTGCGATTTATCCGGTGATGCAGGCGTGGGGATTTCCAACGCAGGACTATCATGTGCCGGATGACGATACACTGAAGGAGAAGCTGGCACTTGCCGATGCATCCAAAGTGAATTACGACAAAGATACAAGAAAAATTTTTTTTGATCAGGATGGCATGGAGATCGATCTCGGCGGGATTGCGAAAGGATATACTTCTTCCCAGATCATGCAGATTTACCAGGACTGCGGTGTGACGAGCGGTCTGGTAAACCTCGGTGGAAATGTACAGGCGCTTGGATGTAAGACCGACGGCAGCAAATGGAGAGTAGCGATCCAGAGTCCGGACGATACCGAAGAGTATCTGGGTATTCTGGAGATTGAAGATCAGGCGGTGATCACTTCCGGCGGATACGAGCGTTATTTTGAGGAAGACGGTGTAACCTATCATCACATCATTGATCCGGCAACCGGATATCCGGCAGACAGCGGTCTGATCTCCGTAACGATCGTCAGCGATGACGGAACCCTTGCGGACGGGCTTTCCACTTCCCTGTTTATCATGGGAGAGGAAAAAGCGGCGCAGTTCTGGAGAGAAAACAGTGATGAATTTGAGGCGATTATGGAGACATCGGATGGCGAACTGTATGTGACCGAAGGAATCGCAGACAGCCTGACGACGGATATGGATGTGACTGTGATCGAAAAATAA